Proteins found in one Fulvitalea axinellae genomic segment:
- a CDS encoding RNA polymerase sigma-70 factor, translating into MYTDDYYLHKLKAGQLSALDIFFKRYREDLLRYAFHLVGEPSIAEDIVQDVFVSLWENREKVMISENLKPYLVKVVFNDVMDLRRHEKVKEKYRKHSLHVYDEKACDRAESQAEYNELNERLTVVLDSLPAQQKSVYTKIRLEGKKYKDVAEEMGISIKTVEGHFTKAQKKVRTELQDFILILCFALWF; encoded by the coding sequence ATGTATACCGACGACTATTATCTCCATAAACTCAAAGCGGGCCAGTTATCTGCTTTGGATATTTTTTTTAAACGTTATCGGGAGGATTTGCTTCGTTATGCTTTTCATTTAGTTGGGGAACCGTCCATTGCCGAGGATATTGTGCAGGATGTCTTTGTCAGCTTGTGGGAAAATCGGGAAAAGGTAATGATCAGTGAAAACTTGAAGCCTTACTTAGTGAAGGTTGTGTTTAACGACGTAATGGATCTTCGCCGACATGAAAAAGTTAAGGAAAAGTATAGGAAGCATAGTTTACATGTTTACGACGAAAAGGCCTGTGATCGAGCTGAATCACAAGCGGAATACAATGAGTTAAACGAAAGGTTAACGGTTGTGCTTGATAGCTTGCCTGCGCAACAGAAAAGCGTTTATACCAAAATTAGGCTTGAGGGTAAGAAATATAAGGACGTTGCCGAAGAGATGGGGATTTCTATAAAAACGGTTGAAGGACATTTCACGAAAGCCCAAAAAAAGGTTAGGACTGAGTTACAGGATTTTATTTTGATACTGTGTTTTGCCCTGTGGTTCTAG
- a CDS encoding beta-N-acetylhexosaminidase, which translates to MRSLILNGLVVFLLIPIVFGCNSQEKATDLNKIDIIPLPQDVIAGKGHFSFDKGIQIKADNEELATVATRFSDFFKTVSGYRISVEKEAKDADILVKLDKDLPNEAYRLDIKRNKIEIRTSSLGGAVYAFETLKQLFPPVVMSGKVQENVKWRVPAVSINDFPGYGWRGYMLDASRHFFTVEQVKKVLDFMAELKLNRFHWHLTDDQGWRVEIKSLPNLTEYGAWRVGYINTDERKSEWWGRPVQKKDELAKYGGYYSQDQIREIVRYAKERNIEVIPEVDFPGHAQAAVASYPEIGCVDKQEYVATGGVARNNTMNPGKKETYDFVRKVIVELTELFPYEYIHIGGDECNKDQWKKDPFVAKLMKTESLEDMDAVQSYFLKEVEKIVNSHGKKMMGWDEILDGGLAPNATVMSWRGTVGGMKSVKMGHDVVMSPNSACYLDLKQGQDSQEPNLGYGHLFLSDSYNYKLVPDTLNSEEAKRILGIQANMWTESITDWGKLTYMTFPRLHAIAEKGWTNEKRQSWDGFVNRLRTHMKRMDVSRIRYAKSAFNPRFKHEGNADSSKVMLTLDTEIKGLQIRYSLDSEEPDMTSTLYSKPFSVSETTTVKARTFDKEGKPMGDISALTFEVHKATGAEVTYTDSKHDSPESTDRLTDLNFASLDPGSPQWMTFAENPEFTIKLKSPVKASFVKFNTERFTIAGRYPAKKVTVWGLRSDNNSWTKLGEKDLSGIASEQGRNYLQVRCGFNPVMVKEVKVKCESWDKIPEGHHRAGAKPAMRIDELMVF; encoded by the coding sequence ATGAGATCCTTAATTTTAAACGGATTAGTTGTTTTTTTGCTAATTCCGATTGTTTTTGGTTGTAACTCCCAAGAGAAGGCAACCGATTTAAATAAGATTGATATTATTCCTTTGCCCCAGGATGTTATTGCGGGAAAAGGGCATTTCTCTTTTGATAAAGGGATTCAAATTAAGGCTGATAATGAGGAATTGGCGACAGTAGCTACGCGTTTTTCCGATTTTTTTAAAACGGTTTCTGGTTATCGGATTTCTGTGGAAAAAGAAGCGAAAGACGCCGATATCTTGGTCAAGCTAGATAAGGATCTTCCAAATGAAGCTTATCGTTTGGATATTAAAAGGAATAAAATAGAGATACGTACTTCGTCTTTAGGTGGGGCTGTCTACGCTTTCGAAACACTTAAACAGTTGTTTCCTCCTGTGGTAATGTCAGGAAAAGTTCAGGAAAATGTTAAATGGCGTGTGCCTGCGGTAAGTATTAATGATTTTCCGGGCTATGGATGGCGTGGTTATATGCTAGATGCTTCGAGACATTTTTTCACTGTTGAACAGGTTAAAAAAGTTTTGGATTTTATGGCGGAACTCAAGCTAAACCGGTTTCATTGGCATTTGACCGATGATCAAGGTTGGAGAGTCGAGATAAAGTCATTGCCAAATCTTACGGAATATGGAGCTTGGCGTGTAGGGTATATCAATACCGACGAAAGAAAATCAGAATGGTGGGGACGCCCGGTTCAGAAAAAAGACGAGTTGGCTAAATACGGAGGATATTATAGCCAAGATCAAATAAGGGAAATTGTCCGATATGCGAAGGAACGAAACATAGAAGTAATTCCGGAAGTGGATTTTCCGGGACACGCCCAAGCGGCGGTAGCCTCTTATCCTGAAATAGGTTGTGTTGACAAACAGGAATACGTGGCTACAGGCGGGGTGGCCCGAAATAACACGATGAATCCAGGCAAAAAGGAAACATACGATTTCGTTCGTAAAGTTATAGTTGAGTTGACGGAATTATTTCCATATGAATATATTCATATCGGGGGAGACGAGTGTAATAAGGATCAATGGAAAAAAGATCCTTTTGTGGCGAAGTTGATGAAAACCGAATCGCTGGAGGATATGGATGCCGTGCAGAGTTATTTCTTGAAAGAAGTCGAAAAGATAGTTAACTCGCATGGAAAGAAAATGATGGGCTGGGATGAAATCTTGGACGGCGGATTGGCTCCGAACGCTACGGTAATGTCATGGCGTGGAACTGTGGGCGGAATGAAATCTGTGAAAATGGGACATGATGTCGTAATGTCACCGAATTCAGCCTGTTATCTGGATTTAAAACAAGGGCAAGATTCCCAAGAGCCGAATTTGGGTTACGGGCATTTATTCCTTTCCGATAGTTATAATTATAAACTGGTGCCCGATACCCTTAATTCCGAGGAAGCGAAACGGATTCTGGGTATTCAGGCAAATATGTGGACTGAATCCATTACGGATTGGGGAAAACTTACGTATATGACTTTCCCACGTTTGCATGCGATCGCTGAAAAAGGGTGGACAAATGAGAAACGACAAAGTTGGGATGGTTTTGTTAATCGGCTTAGGACTCATATGAAACGGATGGACGTTTCAAGAATTCGTTACGCAAAGAGTGCATTCAATCCACGTTTTAAGCATGAAGGAAACGCGGACAGTTCGAAAGTGATGCTGACTTTGGATACTGAAATCAAAGGTTTGCAAATCCGTTATAGCTTAGATTCGGAAGAACCGGATATGACATCTACATTGTATTCAAAGCCTTTTAGTGTTTCTGAAACAACAACGGTTAAGGCTCGTACTTTTGACAAAGAAGGCAAGCCGATGGGCGACATCTCTGCGTTAACCTTCGAGGTTCATAAAGCGACAGGCGCCGAAGTGACGTATACCGACAGTAAGCATGATAGCCCAGAATCTACGGATCGACTTACTGATTTGAATTTCGCTTCATTGGATCCTGGCAGTCCCCAGTGGATGACATTTGCCGAAAACCCAGAATTTACAATAAAGCTGAAAAGCCCTGTAAAAGCGAGTTTCGTTAAATTCAATACCGAGCGATTTACCATTGCGGGACGATACCCAGCTAAAAAAGTGACGGTTTGGGGACTGAGATCTGACAATAATTCATGGACAAAATTAGGGGAAAAAGACTTGTCGGGAATAGCTTCAGAGCAAGGGCGTAATTATCTGCAAGTGCGTTGTGGTTTTAATCCCGTTATGGTAAAAGAAGTGAAGGTTAAATGTGAAAGTTGGGATAAAATTCCCGAAGGACACCATAGAGCGGGAGCGAAACCGGCGATGAGAATTGACGAATTAATGGTTTTCTAA